The sequence TCCCAAAGGAATATGGCAACACACCAAATATTACACTGCTAGCCTCAATAGATAGACCAAAGCAGTTTGTTTAGAGCAAATGTAGTAAATTATAACTCAACTCTGTTCTCAATGTGTTGCGGTATGGCATTCAACTTTGTTCAAGGTGTATACATGTTTATGCTTGTATAAATACATTGATTATGTGTTCTGCATATGGATTGAGTCCAGTGACCATGAGGTCTTTTAGCACACATGGAATTATATTAAAAGCATCTCCTGGTTTCCCAGCAGTGAGgtgatgaaataaaataagaatcccccccttccacacacaaGAACGTAGTCTGAGCCTGGGTCAATCCACGGACAACCTCAAGTAAATTACAACATCCTGTTTATTCCACTGCTAgtacaaaggggggggggggggggggggggggggcatttaaAGAGAAACCAACACACTACAATTCACTGGACCTAATAAAAACCCGGTAACGCCAACAGCTACTGGTTTCGTTCCTGTGGTAAATTGCCAGGATGATGATTAAAAGCCATCTTAGGACCATTTGGAGTCCCGGCCCGGGAGAGTCAGAGTCCACAGCCTCGCTGCTTCCTCTCACAACATAAAGAATAAACTCTGGTGAGCTGGAGGCCGACTCAGGGCTCGGGTCGGAAGGACGACGGCAGGTTGGTCCCTGGAGGGCTCTCCTCTGTGACGGAGGGCTGTGGTGTGTCCCCCGTGCCTGTGGGgggcgctgccgccgccgccgccgccgccgccgcctccttctTCACCAGCTCGGGCTCGTCCTGGCCGGCCTGGGGCGGGTGCACCAGGACCCGGTCGATGATGCCGAAGTCCTGCGCCTCGATGGGGCTCATGTAGCGATCCCTCTCCATCACGCCCTCTGAGGGAGAAGAGCGGGGCGACAGCGGGGTCAGCGCGGGAGCGGGGCGATGCGTGGAGCGTTCCACACGTCGCTGTGCTTCAGCCATGCGGCTGAAGCACAGCGATGTGTGGAACGCTCCACATCTATAAGGTCCCGCGGTGGGGGGAGGTCACGTCCGTAGGGCGTCATGCCCATGCTAAAGCAAGACCAAGTCGGCAGTGCCAGTAGTGGAGGAAGCACAAAAAGCCCTGGTTCCATCCGATACTGGTGAAAGGAGAAGCCAGGGGTTCACAGGGTCAGCCCAGAGGTCTGCCTGCAACAGTAACATTCTGTGTTTCTGCAGAGGGTTATCGTGTGTGTACCACAATGAGAATGGGACACATGAGAATTGGGGTGGATGTAAATTGTGTTGgaggaaacaaacaaaccagtGAACCCAAACCATTTTTTCAAACATGGTCTTAAATGATCGTCTACATAGTAATCTTTGCCATTTTAACACCACAACTGAAATAAGATCCCATTTTAGAAAAGACAGCGACTAATTTAATGACGCATCTCTTGTTGTAATTCCAGCTGAAACATTGAACAGgctctttaaaaaaaagtgcAGTGTCAAGAATTGAGTGGCGTCAAATTTCTTAGAAAATAAGTCAATGGGGAAAAAACGCTGACTTCGAACAACCCAACAGAGTTGTCAAAGTTGGTCCAGATATAGAAACTGCTTGCGAGCAGGTCTCCAAAAGGCAGAGCCCCTCTTTGGTGACAGGGGGCGCCATAACTCGTAGTCAAAGAAAAACGACCAGCATCATTACGCCATCAATCACAAGTTTGCTTCAGAGTACCCCAGGGACTTGAAACTTTCCATGATCACTCATTAGCCTTGCTAGCATCAGCGTGGTCAGGAAAATTGCGCAACCGACAAGTTGGCTTACACAGCCAAACTCATTTTCTTTAGAAAATGCACATGTCAAGAGTTGATATACAAGACCCTATTCACGTAATAATTGGATACCCGTCACCGTCGTCCACGGTGATACCACTTTGGCCGTACTGACACGCCCTGTAGCTTCTCCTACGCCGTTGGATGGGAGGGGCAGGAGTTGGGTGTTCAGGTGATAGCAACCTGCAACCTCACTACTAAATGCCATTCAAGCTCTACACACTGCACATTTATTATGAACTAAAACCTGTTTATCAGACTAACCACCTACCGATGTGCTCCAGCGGTTGGCCTGTGTGTTTGGCATAGATTCTGTTGATCTGCCTCTTGAGCTTCATGATCTCCTCAGCCTGGATGGCGATGTCTGTGGCTTGACCCTGAAGAGACGGATTTCCGAAAGTTAAAAATCTAAATATCGGGTTTTTGCAAAGACACCGTCTGAAAATGTGGACCAAATGTCCCCGCATAGCACAAGAAACTCTTCAGACCTTTGGTTTAACTCATGTATGCAATACTAAGGGAAAAAGTAATCTCTTCATCTGGTCGTCTGCTGATTCAATAAATAAAGTTAAATACCATAAAATCTGAATCTTGTCTCAGGGACAGCCTCAAGTCTATATGCGCCACAGCTGTTGTTTCTGAAGTGTGTTTCTACACCTTTAGCCGATTTATTAACAAGCGGTGCTAACCTTAAGTTAGTTAGTCTACTGAATGTTAGGCCGTTTAGCAATGATTGAATATTCAGCTTGACTACAATAAACCCTGTCGACAATAAAGAGATCACCAACATCCCAGAACTCTCCCTCTGCCCTCAACGTCATCACGAGACGAGCCGTGCATCGGCGTGCCCTGCCTTACCCGGGCCCCGCCCGACGGCTGGTGCACCATGATGCGGGCGTTGGGCAGGGAGTGCCTCATGCCGGCCGTGCCTGCGGCCAGCAGCAGGCTGCCCATGCTGGCGGCCTGGCCCACGCACCACGTGGAGATGGGGTTGAGGATGTACTGCATTGTGTCGTAGATGGCCAGGCCGGCCGTCACCACGCCGCCTGGGGGTGGGGACGGGGACTTTAACACCAACACTGTGGAGGTCACGGTACGAGCTCAGCGAGCCAGGGCAGCACTATGCTTCATCTACAACGTATTTCAGTACAGTGCAGTACAGTTGGATGATACCAAGTCGACCTCTGCCAAATAAGTACTATGCTGATCTATGCGGCTTCAACATACCAGGTCAGGGTTCGTCTTCAAACTAATATCCAACTAATATCCAGTAGcaatatcattaaaacattTGTTTAAAACAACAACTACCGGTATCTCTTCTgcaattctattctattctatttgtTGGTGCATTATGTTCCATCAGACTACTTTACCTGGACTGTTGATATACATGTGAATGGGCTTGTTGTTGCTTTCGGACTGCAGAAATAGCAACTGGGCGATCACCAGGCTTGCTACTGTATCATCAATCTAACAGAAcaaaaagaggaagagaaagcaATAAAATAGCTGGAACAGACACTGAAGTACACCCTTTTGAATAATGCGGAAACTTTAGATTCACATCCAGGATTGTGTAGAGAACATCCTCATGAATTCAAACTAGGGAGTTTGCAGGATAAACCAAACATGAGTCGCACAGGAAAAACTTACCGGGCCCATGACGCAAATAATTCTTTCCCTGAGCAGACGCGAGTAGATATCATaggctctctctcctcttccctaaAGAAAAAACATACAGATAACCTTTGTTAATCAGGCCCTGGATTAGCCACCACAAGGCACCATGAACCTGACGATAGATTGAAAGCAACATTTGAGTActtttcaaatactttaatgAGGCCTAGTTCATGCAGGTTAATTATTATATTGGTTTTCATACTGTATGGtaacactgttacacacactcAGAATACTCAGGACATTGGGCTGCCTGTTTCACTATACCCGGCAATAAAGCATACATAAAGTTTTATAATTCTCttaacaacaacaccaccattTGGGCCTAAAACTACACAAGACAGACTGCTAAAAGAGGTAACCATTATCATCATCTAAACGGATGGACATTTATTGTACAGGTTATTAGAAATATGTACAGAATTTAAGAATCGAATACACATCTATTATACTATTAAACTACCACTACGTTGCAATCAAACAAATGAGGGAGAAAGGTGCAATTGTCTCATTATTTTGGGAGAACCCTGACGATGCTATAGGGGCGAGAGCTCTCTTACACCAGCCAGAGCCAAGCCCCATCTTCTCTTCATTGCccctcatttaaaaaaatgaaagtgCACTGTGTCGTTATACTGTAAGGGTCaaagaagcttaaccctcatTCGGATGGGGCCATCCACATCTACCAATGCTCAAACGGTAaccacacatatccacacacactctaaaagGCTAAAGACTAAAAAGCAATCCGACGTCAGTACGCCACCGGCCTACGGAGCAAAGTGAACGTTcacaaactggttggcaaaaaactGTTTGAGATTTGCAAAAACATAGAATTGTGCTCCTTTTTCTCTAAATGGCATTCTTATTTAAGTAACAGTGACACAATGGCGTAGATTACCATGTTGCACTCATATATGAGATATTACCCCGTttgatacaaaaacaaaacgaTTCACTGAGCCTCCACGGCCATTGATCAAGCCTTACCGTTTGTTCCACAACCATGGGTACAAGTGGACTCCTCCAGACTGGCGTTTGGTGAAGGGATCGGGTACATTTGATTGCTGAAATTCCAAATCCCAATGCACTCTGTAACAAAGAGATGAAGGAAAATCATGAATAATATAAGTTATAAACATAAAGAATTAATTCACATTTTTAGAGGAGGAAGCAGATTTCTGTTTAGCTAATAGTAAAGATTATTTGTGGCTTCATTATAAAACAAGGTTTTCAAAGCATGCAAGGCCAGAGATTGCACAGAATGGTTTGGGTTCTAAATTAATGCAATTGATAGAggggaaccacacacacacacacacacacacacacacacacacacacacacacacacacacacacacacacacacacacacacacacacacacacacacacacacacacacacacacacacacacacactttggggcCATGCTGCTGTACTTGGTTAAAAGTTATTCTACTATCGTTTTTTTTGTGCGTCTCATTTTATTTTTGAAGGGTAGGTTACGTAGTTGGACGTCCTTGTAAACGTTGCCGAGTAATGACAGCTCAAAAAGGGTTTAATGTTCATGGCGTGACTTCTTCAAATCGGATCATTTTCCTATAACTACATGACTGAGCCATTAgtacgaaaaaaaaaagtataacacCGCGGAAAAATAATTGACCATACGTTACATCACCCTAGGTCAAAATGACTGGCCTACAGAAGTGTTGCTATCCTCATCCAGCGGTAGCATACTAGCATAACAAACTTTGCCGCGTGCCGTACACACAACTAAATGTGGACAACACAGCAAATTTAAACCAGCTGTCTCATTAAATACATATGCGAATCCACCGTTTTAGATTTAATCCCGTACTCACTCGTATTGACATGTTGGAATCCGCTCCGTGCGACTTCTTTTGAGGTTGCACCGGACGTTGCTCACACAGCCAGTTCCGCCCACCAGGCTCCAatgctttatgtgtgtgttgcaaaaaaaaaaaactcgtgGAAAAATAAATGGGTATATTTTTAAATAGGGACCATAATGAATATGGAACAGTAATCAGAAACAAATAAGTAATACATTTTCATAATTATAAATAACCAAATAAACTGACAGTCAGTGTATCTCTTTCAAAAGTATCATATTGTAATaaaatttatttgtatttaatttgaCTGATGTTCgattttttatttgaataaaaCCTTGATTTTGCGTTAGGATAGTTGGGGAATAACGTTTGTGATAGGCCAATACAAACacagtcatttatttattataaactaTTGCTTGATAACAAATCCAAGTTATGTAGTTTTAGCATCAGaatttgctgctgctgctgctgctggtcacATCAAAGAAACACTAGTGCAACTGCACATTGATACTCTGAGGTATATCATGTGTTACTTTTTCAATAACCTAAAAAGCATAAAAACAATTTCACTATGATTATGTGATGCAATGGCATCCAAAGCAGTTGTTAGTGTCCCCTGTAGCCTCTGAACAAGGCAATCCTTCAGTTGGACTTGggacacaaaaacacccactccatccccctgcacacacacacacacacacacacacacacacacacacacacacacacacacacacacacacacacacacacacacacacacacacacacacacacacaaagcttgaCACAATGATTGAATCCGATTCTTGCATTTTATTTATCTTCCTTTTTTTGTAAATTACAAGCTGAGCATAATGAATCAGAATGTATGGTGaaagaaaaaacatagaaaCTCAGAATGGTGAACTGAAATGAACGCTGACGTAGCAAACATTACTTCATCGTCGGAGGGTCACAAACTTTCCTAGTCCCTGAAGGGCCTTTGAACGCCCCATTATTTCCCGCCAGTATATTGTACAGTGAAGGACAAAATGTATTGCATGACAATGTTAACGCCAATCCTCTCagcattaaaataaaataatgtgtcATGTCACCACAACATCATTCAAATGAATCACCCAATAATGGTTAATCGCACATTGATAAGTGAGATCATCCTATTAATCCTATTAAGCcgccgataaaaaaaaaacagcgatACAACAATGAGAGCCAATGCAGATAGATCCATCCATACATGTCAATGTGTCGACAAGACGTATAAGTTTCTCTTTCATGTCCACCAACACCATAACCTCACACGCGCGCGCAAACACGCGCAGAAACAAAGAGCGAAGAAGAACGGCACATTTCTATTGGACGTCAGCGCCGCCGACTCGCAGCTATCTCTACCTCTCCAGATTGAAGATGGCGATGTCGGTGTTTCCCGGCGTGCGGCTCCTCTCCATCGGAGATGCGAACGGAGACATACAGCGCCACTCTGAGCAACAACCATTGCGTCTTGAAGTGAAAACCACACAAGACGCGGCACTTATCAATCTCTCCAATGGTGAGTGGGGTTGTGTATTTGCCCATCTTCAGATGTTCGGCCTGCTTTAGCTATTAATGCTAATGCTATGTACCATATACGGCTAGTTCTGTCCATATGCGGAGGTAACCTAGCGAAGACGGCTAGCGCAGATCCAACGTTAGCCTGATTTCATGTCAATCTCAATGGAGCTGGTGAGAGCGGGGACGCTTTTAGGGCCCCGGGGGcttttaaaatgcattttatttgttcCCCGCGGCATTTTGGAGGCATGGGGAAACTTGCAGCACCAACGCCAGAGTCCGGCTGCATCAGCTATCCGTTTCATTATAATGTCCATAATACCTGGCTAGCTGAACAATACCGTGGTACAGTTTGAATCGAGGACCGCGATGCAGCATGCCGACCCGCTGCCCGTCTTGCCTTTGTTGTTGAGGGCGGTTTTGATTTAACTACAATGAATCGAGTACCCCCAGTAGCGTTATGGCTAAAGCTAGCAAACTCGCGATTGTTTTCGGGCATGAGAAAGTAGGACTGACTGATTTTTCCTTATCCATTGCGTTGCACACTCGAGGCTCACTTACTTCCTTTTTTGTAATGTAACGGTAATAATGCAAGTACAATCCTGGCTTTAATGTGGTGCCTTTAGTAATGGCTAGTATTTTATCTTTTCCCACTTTTCTTTAGCGAGAGGGGGGCCGACATTAGTTAAGCACTCATCTTTGTTCTCACCGGAACAATAGCGTAGTCCCCTGCCGGTATTATGCCCCTACTAGTTTTCAAGCTGTTTGGTGACCAACCGCGTGCACGTGTTGTGCGTGACACGCTGAAATAAGATGGGACACCATCTTCTTACTCATTTGTAGTCATATTTGCATATAAAGTAGACCTGCCCACTCCTATTCGATTTCACTATTGAGTAAGGAGGATCATGCAATTATGTTGAGCCAGCTGTCAAAGTTTGGATCCTTAAACTAAAGTCAACCCTTATACTTGGCCTTGCGCAATGTAATATAAGCTTACCATCCTGTAACAAACTGCATGCCTAACATAACTGTTATTGGAAAATAATTGAGACGGCGTCAACACATTCTATTAAACGCCTTGAGTGCAGAGTTGCTCATTTTAATGGAAGTATAAGATGAGCCAATGCCTCTCGGAACCGGCCCACTGTGCCTTTACTTTGAGTTCCTGATAACTTTTCATGGCAGAATTGTGCCGATTTTCAAAGAAACTTTATGAACTTGCAATTGGCACACTGACATTAGCTCTACAGCGAGCTGCTGCCCAACCTCTCCTGGGAACCAGACTAACCTGCAAGTTCATGTTTTATCTGTTCTGGCATCTAGTGTGTGCCATCTTAGTCTGCAACCGTTAGTGGCACCCTATGGAAATCTGTAGAGGCTTCAGGCACGCATCTGCCAATGTGGAGATAATCAAACCATTATGAAACTATTATTTGAATTACTATACGCTCTATTGAACTATATTTAATAGTATAtacataattattattgttgaGGTTAATATACATACTGTCGTATGCTACCATAGTTATTTTCTTGATGTTTTGGTGGAAGACTTCACTTGTGAGGCTGTGTTGCTCACCTCTGTAGATCTGCATCTTCCACATCCTCACCACTGTTCTTTCATTTTCAGGAGAGGACACATGCGTGTTCAAGTGTTCCGTCTCCCGGGAGACGGAGTGCAGTCGCGTGGGAAAGCAGTCGTTCATCATCACGCTGGGCTGCAACAGTGTGCTACTGCAGTTCGCCTCACCAGCtggtaaacacacgcacgcacgcacacaataaatatttaaaaaccTCTAGCTGAGCCATTCACTTCTACAGCCATGGTCATTCTGGAGTCCAAAGTATTTGTATGATTTACTACAGTACAGAAATCTTaagacaatataaaaaaaaacgtgacGCTGTTGAAGAGCCAGTAAGGCTGAGAATCCAGACACTGATTATGCACCTGGAGGCGATCTGCGTGACGTGTTGGACTCCTAAACACGCAGACACCGGATGGATGGCAACCATGCAGGTTTAAGTGCATTTGCATAAAAAGCACATATTCTTTAATCAATCCGTGTCTGTTTTGACATCCTCTATTCTGTAATCTAGTAGGGGTGACATCGAAGATTCAAATCTGCGTCAGGAAGTCGTTGAGTAGACGCTTCTTTCGTAATAATCGAGGTCGAATCGCGGTGTCTGGAAATTTGTGAGTGTAACAGCGAGCCAATCCATTGGAACAATGGAGATGCTGAATTAGTGATGCTGAAGTATTGCTTGACTAGTAGAAGGAAAAGCCGATAAGCTATACaatgtttatttctttcttcaTGTGTGCAATTTGCTC comes from Gadus macrocephalus chromosome 2, ASM3116895v1 and encodes:
- the clpp gene encoding ATP-dependent Clp protease proteolytic subunit, mitochondrial, translated to MSIRSALGFGISAIKCTRSLHQTPVWRSPLVPMVVEQTGRGERAYDIYSRLLRERIICVMGPIDDTVASLVIAQLLFLQSESNNKPIHMYINSPGGVVTAGLAIYDTMQYILNPISTWCVGQAASMGSLLLAAGTAGMRHSLPNARIMVHQPSGGARGQATDIAIQAEEIMKLKRQINRIYAKHTGQPLEHIEGVMERDRYMSPIEAQDFGIIDRVLVHPPQAGQDEPELVKKEAAAAAAAAAAPPTGTGDTPQPSVTEESPPGTNLPSSFRPEP